Part of the Brassica oleracea var. oleracea cultivar TO1000 chromosome C8, BOL, whole genome shotgun sequence genome is shown below.
AGATCGGCTCCAGCTTCGGACAAGAGCCTTACGCACTTGTCCGAACCAAGCCCCGCCACGAACAGGAGCGCCGTCCTTCCGTTTTCGTCTACCGTGTTGGCGTCGCGGCGACCTTCCGACGATTCGAGAAGCTGAGCGAGTGCTTGGTCGTCGGCTTTCCTCGCGGCGGTCCACCAGGGTGTCTCGTACTCGGACACCACGTCTGCTGCGATGTAGCTGGATGGGACCCACGATGGGGAATGGCCGTCTTTCCACTCGATTAGGTACTCCATGGCGGCGCCACCTCCTCCTGCCGCCATCCGGCTTCCGATGATTCTGTTGACTTCTCCGTATGATTCGTCGTCGTCTTCCACGAAGGAGGCAGTTTCGTAGTTGTCTCTTTGTACCGCAGCAGGAGATGTAGCTCGGAAAGAGAGCTGCTTGTTTAGGAGTTGTCTGGTCTGAAAGGATTGAAAGGAGGAGAAAGCATAAGATTTGGGTACATGGGGAAGTTTGATGATGCGAGATAGAGACTGATGATGATTAATCACGAGAGATGATGTATCCATGGCCGGCCAGATGCTCAAAAACAAACAAACGAAGCAAGGCGACTGTGAGAGCAGTGGCAAGAGAAAACAGAGAGAAGGAGAGTTAGCGGCAAGAGAAACACACTAGATTTTCTAGTGGATAAGAAATCTTAGCCATTCATTCATACAATCATCCAATGCCCATTTCAAATGGGCCCACCAGAAACATAATCTCACATGAAACACTCCTCTCTTCTGTGTTTTTTATTAACAATAAACACATCCCCATACAGCTTGCTATCTTTTTTCTCAGTTATTAACATCAACTATGCATGTATGCATTGCATTTTGAACACTTGGGGTTTTAGTTGATAAATTAAACCATAACAACCGATACGGATAGTAAAAGAACAAGTCTGTTAGAGTGTTTATGGATAGAAAACAGAGTTCACCTTTTCTACTTCTCATGATGGTCATGTCTAATCATCTACCAACACAAGAAAAAGTTACAAACAGCAGCTAATTCCTTAAGTAGCTCAAAATTGAAATATCCAACTTAAGAGGTTATACATATGTATTGGATATAACTAATAACGTTCCATATGTAGAATCATCATTCGACAAACTCTACCTCAACTTCTTCATATCCTAATTAAAAACACCAGTTTTCGCAACATGTTCGCCTCTAAGCCATCTCTCTTTGAACTACAGGACGGTGTGGCTTTGGGGCTAAAACAGAAGGAAAAAAAACTATTTTTAAAGATGTTTCAGCAAAGAACATAACTGGAGCTAAAGATGAGAATGGTTACCGTTGGGATTGCCTTGCTCATAGAAACATTTGAAAAGAGAGACAGCTTCCTCTGCCATTATTCCTCCGCTGCACTTGTACCCTTTTCCTCCTTGACCTTCTTCACTATATTAAAAAACAGAGATCACAAACTTCAATTTAACAAGGCAGTTTCTTTGTAATAAGATTGTAGTGTGTATCTTTAGGACCTAGAGATGGATAATCTTACGTCTGAGAACTCCCTATGTGAAGCGGCAAAATGGAACCACAACCCCCAAATTTATCATTTCCGCATCCATAATACACTTCCTTTATACCTTCGATTAAAAAGTATGTCATATCAGGAACAAATCAAACAAAAAAAATGTCAAGTTCGGATTAAGGAACCATACCGAGAAACGATAAGGCGGATGCACACATTATGCAAGGTTCACATGTTACGTAAAGAACACATTTCGAGAATTTCTCGGCGACTTGTGAAGGTGAGAGTCCATCTTTTCGCCACTGTCCAATAAGTTCATCGATTGCTTCCATCTCTGCATGTCTTGTGGCCTTTTCGAACAAAATTATAAAAAAACAACTTAGTAGTATGGTTGAGGTAACAATAAAGAGACACTCTATACCATCGCATTGCAAAGGTGCTCATAGAGAGGAATAGTGAAAATTTTGAAAAATTACATTGCGTGTCTCATTAGTTCGGTTTCTCCCTGAAGCAATGATGTTACCCTCCTCAAGAATGACACATCTGATCCAGACAAACAAAAAGATAAGAAATTAATTGATAATGATGGAGAGAAACACAAACTGGGATGAAGCAAAGTTACCCCACGGGAACTTCAAGAGCTTCTAGAGCAAGCTTAGCCTGCAGTCCATG
Proteins encoded:
- the LOC106310056 gene encoding tRNA-specific adenosine deaminase 2-like; translated protein: MALVKEDCCEESHKYMGFALHQAKLALEALEVPVGCVILEEGNIIASGRNRTNETRNATRHAEMEAIDELIGQWRKDGLSPSQVAEKFSKCVLYVTCEPCIMCASALSFLGIKEVYYGCGNDKFGGCGSILPLHIGSSQTEEGQGGKGYKCSGGIMAEEAVSLFKCFYEQGNPNAPKPHRPVVQREMA